From the genome of Candidatus Nitrosocosmicus oleophilus, one region includes:
- a CDS encoding YHS domain-containing protein, giving the protein MAKDPVCNMNVDEKTAKHVSEINGNKVYLCSAVCKQELEQNPSKYGY; this is encoded by the coding sequence ATGGCAAAAGACCCAGTTTGTAATATGAATGTGGATGAAAAAACTGCAAAACATGTATCGGAAATCAATGGCAACAAAGTGTACTTGTGTTCTGCTGTGTGTAAACAAGAGTTAGAGCAAAATCCTTCAAAATATGGATACTGA
- a CDS encoding TIGR03619 family F420-dependent LLM class oxidoreductase, with amino-acid sequence MKVGISLPQAGSQATKENMIHMAQVAEREGFDSIWTFERLLWPINPQTPYPATPDGSLPQEYQIMLDPLETLSFLAANTNKIFLGTSVLDMLFHNPVILARRLATLDVFSEGRVISGLGIGWSKDEFQASNIPFNNRGKRADEYVKMLKRIWMDENVEFQGQYYNIPKSKIGPKPVQKPHVPIYLGGFSPNAIKRIVENDLNGWLGIIGGIAPFGYVQSVVNNFRNEINKTNKDSANFKVILLAYPYLKDSAVNSDNSADRPTLTGTIDEIGDDIRKIKDLDVDHIIFAYNFSPIGKDIDKMIDLTKQFSKFAR; translated from the coding sequence TTGAAAGTCGGTATCTCACTACCACAAGCTGGTTCACAGGCAACAAAAGAGAATATGATACATATGGCACAAGTTGCAGAAAGAGAAGGTTTTGATTCGATATGGACATTTGAAAGACTCCTTTGGCCGATTAACCCTCAAACTCCCTACCCTGCAACTCCAGACGGAAGCCTTCCTCAAGAATATCAGATAATGCTTGATCCTTTAGAGACACTCTCATTTTTAGCTGCAAATACCAATAAAATTTTCTTGGGCACATCGGTATTAGATATGCTATTTCATAATCCTGTAATTTTAGCGAGAAGACTTGCTACGCTGGATGTGTTTTCTGAAGGTAGAGTCATTTCTGGACTAGGTATCGGTTGGTCCAAAGATGAATTCCAAGCTTCTAATATCCCATTTAATAATAGGGGAAAAAGAGCCGATGAATACGTCAAGATGCTAAAAAGGATATGGATGGATGAAAATGTTGAATTTCAAGGACAGTATTATAATATACCCAAATCAAAGATCGGACCGAAACCGGTACAAAAGCCACATGTTCCTATCTATCTTGGCGGTTTTAGCCCCAATGCAATAAAAAGAATAGTTGAAAATGATTTAAATGGTTGGCTTGGCATTATTGGAGGTATTGCACCATTTGGTTATGTTCAAAGTGTTGTGAATAACTTTAGGAATGAAATAAATAAGACTAACAAAGATTCTGCTAATTTTAAAGTTATTCTCCTAGCTTATCCATATCTTAAAGATAGTGCTGTTAATTCTGATAATAGTGCTGATAGACCTACTTTGACAGGAACAATTGATGAAATTGGTGACGATATAAGGAAAATAAAAGACTTGGATGTGGATCATATAATATTTGCTTACAACTTTTCACCTATTGGGAAAGATATAGATAAAATGATTGACCTCACAAAACAATTTTCAAAATTTGCCAGGTAG
- a CDS encoding sulfite exporter TauE/SafE family protein produces the protein MICVDLESLLLQNLLQVISFSQIISADLIYYSFLIFLVTAIGMLIGLSLGLIGGGGSILAVPLLVYVIGLEPHVAIGTSALVVGINALISFFDHKKKGHVLLNKSLLFAIPGVVGTLIGSYLGLLTPASSLLILFALFMISIAINLLIQKKDKKNDKDVIDDYLQERTEDNKADQKTRGQLKTETNSGTNKRYTHLKVAMMGTLVGLAAGYFGIGGGFLMVPSLMYLDINIVNSIGTSLLPVSFFGLTTAASYSLSGQINFFIAILLICGGIVGGKVGMALSSRASKTLLTKIFSILLITVAIYIIIKTIMW, from the coding sequence ATGATTTGTGTAGACCTTGAAAGCCTATTGCTACAAAACCTTTTGCAAGTAATTTCGTTTTCCCAAATAATTTCGGCTGATCTCATTTATTACTCTTTTCTTATATTTCTAGTAACTGCCATTGGAATGCTGATTGGACTTTCTCTTGGATTGATTGGCGGAGGGGGCTCTATATTAGCAGTACCATTATTAGTTTATGTGATAGGGTTGGAACCTCATGTCGCAATAGGAACTTCTGCTCTTGTGGTTGGTATCAATGCGCTAATTAGCTTTTTTGATCACAAAAAAAAGGGCCATGTATTATTGAATAAAAGTTTACTATTTGCTATTCCTGGAGTAGTGGGAACCCTAATTGGATCTTATCTGGGTTTACTAACGCCTGCAAGTAGCCTCTTAATTTTATTTGCATTATTCATGATCTCCATAGCTATCAACTTACTAATACAAAAGAAAGACAAGAAAAATGACAAAGATGTTATTGATGATTATTTACAAGAAAGAACCGAAGACAACAAGGCAGACCAAAAAACAAGAGGTCAACTTAAGACCGAAACTAATTCAGGCACTAATAAAAGGTACACGCATCTAAAAGTTGCAATGATGGGAACTCTGGTAGGGTTGGCGGCAGGATATTTTGGAATCGGAGGAGGCTTTTTAATGGTTCCATCACTAATGTATCTGGATATAAATATTGTAAATTCAATTGGAACGTCGCTATTGCCTGTAAGTTTTTTTGGTCTCACTACTGCAGCTAGTTATTCGCTTTCAGGTCAGATCAATTTCTTTATAGCCATACTGTTAATCTGTGGCGGTATTGTGGGTGGAAAAGTTGGAATGGCCTTATCATCAAGGGCGTCCAAAACGCTATTAACAAAAATCTTTTCAATATTGCTAATTACTGTTGCTATATACATAATAATAAAAACAATAATGTGGTGA
- a CDS encoding MEDS domain-containing protein, translating to MNAREAAETISQSEYGLHCLLIYRDLDILREFYSNYVQKQIMDNEMIQIMPFYETENSVRETLSNNWSADLDLLKKEEKSLIIVDSLKGYLHHDNIESIWKNMEETVIYAEKIGKKGISVLGDAGAFLFKHKMQSLLDYESYLPVKFDINLKGICMYHQKDFNKISEDFQQKIVDSHAMTIMM from the coding sequence ATGAATGCGAGAGAAGCAGCAGAGACTATTTCACAAAGTGAATATGGACTGCATTGTTTACTTATTTATCGTGATCTGGATATCCTAAGAGAATTTTATTCGAATTATGTTCAAAAACAAATCATGGATAATGAAATGATTCAAATCATGCCATTCTATGAAACAGAGAATTCTGTTAGGGAAACACTGTCTAATAATTGGTCCGCTGATCTCGATTTGCTCAAAAAGGAGGAAAAATCATTGATCATCGTCGACTCTCTAAAAGGATATCTTCATCATGATAATATCGAATCTATTTGGAAAAATATGGAAGAAACGGTCATCTATGCTGAAAAAATAGGTAAAAAGGGAATTTCTGTATTAGGAGATGCGGGTGCATTTCTCTTTAAACATAAAATGCAAAGTCTCTTGGATTATGAATCTTATCTACCCGTAAAATTTGACATCAATCTAAAGGGCATTTGCATGTATCATCAAAAAGATTTTAATAAAATATCAGAAGACTTTCAACAAAAAATAGTAGACAGTCATGCAATGACTATAATGATGTAG
- a CDS encoding TetR/AcrR family transcriptional regulator: MSESKEQKINEILKNALKVLAKNGYENTTIANIATESGVSRGILHYYFSNKEDLVSKVLAYSSENIIQTTIKGIKGKTAEEIADNIIKDCIQSFKEYPDFYAFLFEMWCASRRSDKIKNELIICSAKVTESIEKVLDEAIQNGILKKSIKNTEEMSKVLLALFNGIAFEILMEPSRDLENLKYWIQVRNMILSILKSQ; encoded by the coding sequence TTGAGTGAAAGCAAAGAGCAAAAGATCAATGAAATTTTAAAGAATGCATTGAAGGTCCTTGCTAAAAATGGATATGAAAATACTACAATAGCAAACATAGCAACAGAATCTGGGGTAAGTAGAGGCATATTACATTATTATTTTTCGAATAAGGAAGATTTGGTAAGTAAAGTCTTGGCGTATAGCTCTGAAAATATTATTCAAACTACCATTAAGGGTATTAAAGGAAAAACTGCAGAAGAAATAGCGGATAATATCATCAAGGACTGTATCCAAAGCTTTAAGGAATATCCTGACTTTTATGCATTTTTGTTTGAAATGTGGTGTGCGTCAAGAAGAAGCGATAAGATCAAAAACGAGTTAATTATCTGCAGCGCTAAAGTAACAGAATCGATTGAGAAAGTATTGGATGAAGCAATTCAAAATGGAATATTAAAAAAGAGTATAAAAAATACGGAGGAAATGTCAAAAGTACTTTTGGCATTGTTTAATGGAATTGCTTTCGAAATATTAATGGAGCCTTCTAGGGATTTAGAGAATTTGAAGTATTGGATACAAGTTAGGAATATGATATTGTCAATTCTAAAATCACAATAA
- a CDS encoding OsmC family protein — MSNILNNINLDKIQETLQKGQKDDQFLKKPVKLEGEWNFDVQKGYQFKTELAYENGKQIIEIDSPSFLGGSGNRLGPMGYCVAGITSCFITTFMTILSKQGIRLGKMRINAECNINFAKTFDISEEPITEGINFEIDADSIDNTTTLDRQQLRHLITMAEERFPAIYSMSHIIKVNAKLK, encoded by the coding sequence ATGTCAAATATATTAAACAATATCAACCTTGACAAAATACAAGAAACATTACAAAAGGGACAAAAAGATGATCAATTTTTAAAGAAACCTGTTAAACTAGAGGGAGAATGGAATTTTGATGTTCAAAAAGGATATCAATTCAAAACAGAACTGGCGTATGAGAATGGAAAGCAAATAATTGAAATTGATTCACCATCATTTTTAGGAGGAAGTGGTAATAGGTTAGGTCCAATGGGGTACTGCGTTGCAGGAATAACTTCATGTTTTATAACCACATTCATGACTATTCTATCAAAACAAGGTATTAGACTTGGAAAAATGCGTATAAATGCAGAATGTAACATAAATTTTGCCAAAACATTTGATATTTCAGAAGAGCCTATCACTGAAGGAATAAATTTTGAAATTGATGCGGATAGCATTGATAATACAACTACCCTAGATAGGCAACAGCTTAGACATCTGATAACCATGGCTGAAGAAAGATTTCCAGCTATTTACAGTATGAGCCATATAATTAAAGTAAATGCTAAATTGAAATAA
- a CDS encoding cupredoxin domain-containing protein: MLCDTTTNATAQNTTNATAQNTTNTHSTSTCKVQVSIVPGASTLIDDAYSPNPVEVIMGQTVVWTNDDTAFHTVTSGLIGADDAGKEFDSGLAGATALINKGKTFEHTFDTAGKFPYFCTLHPAMVGMVIMK, encoded by the coding sequence TTGTTATGTGATACGACTACCAACGCCACTGCTCAGAATACTACCAATGCAACTGCTCAGAATACTACCAATACCCATTCTACAAGCACATGTAAGGTTCAAGTTTCAATTGTACCTGGTGCATCTACTTTGATTGATGACGCTTATAGTCCCAATCCAGTAGAGGTTATAATGGGTCAAACAGTTGTTTGGACAAATGATGATACAGCATTTCATACCGTAACTTCTGGACTAATTGGCGCAGATGATGCTGGAAAGGAATTTGATTCTGGGTTAGCAGGTGCAACCGCTTTAATTAACAAGGGAAAGACTTTTGAACATACGTTTGATACTGCAGGAAAATTTCCATACTTTTGCACCTTACATCCAGCAATGGTTGGCATGGTAATAATGAAGTAA
- a CDS encoding nuclear transport factor 2 family protein: protein MDNQEIQVTLDRYWEATMALDLERVDEFNHEDIVVEFPQSGERILGKHNIHDLRKHYPAKVTFKILRTRGEGNLWITELIITYDGRPVNVVSVMEFKDGKIAHETHYYADPFEPPEWRSQWVERIK from the coding sequence TTGGATAACCAAGAAATACAGGTCACTTTGGATCGTTATTGGGAGGCGACCATGGCTCTCGATTTAGAGAGAGTGGATGAATTTAATCATGAGGATATAGTGGTTGAGTTTCCACAGTCCGGCGAACGAATCCTGGGTAAACACAACATACACGACCTCAGAAAACATTATCCCGCTAAAGTTACTTTCAAGATTCTGCGGACTCGAGGAGAAGGAAATCTCTGGATAACTGAATTAATTATCACCTATGATGGGCGTCCTGTTAACGTGGTTAGTGTCATGGAGTTCAAAGATGGGAAGATTGCACACGAAACGCATTACTATGCAGATCCATTCGAACCACCTGAGTGGCGGTCTCAATGGGTCGAGAGGATTAAATAA
- a CDS encoding rhodanese-like domain-containing protein yields the protein MNRNKLLENSNLSITSDELKSKLDSRVPLLLFDIRDSKTFEKRHIPGSACAVCNEETKRTIMPRLPKDMEIVLVGEQTPDDSEENYTKQMAEMMRQIGLNSRYLEGGISSWKWEFNESIDGDISPNDLKKLIDSEKTKENLFLLDVREPDEFSQWSIDGSKNIPLGKMSDPESLAMIPNDKKIVTICPHGNRSTIGKYILERYGYNVSSLEGGLKAWSFSFEIATTEYNIDDLPTKIRLFQIRRIGKGCMSYLIDSGGQSVIIDPVYPINEYLDKASEIGTKIIKIIDTHQHADHVSAANSLAKVTGAQYLQSSYESYSKEAISTNRVKDGDIISVGKIKLKAIHTPGHTLGSISFLIEGDINSVDGQEKFTRLLFTGDTLFVNGVGRPDLRDKAKEFSENLYNTLHQKIMILPSDTVILPSHFDKDVKANELLSSTLGRLKEKGIFLNQKLTREQFIQNLSAKVMAAPPNYLEIISINKGEKPYPSSFEILELEIGPNRCSVTS from the coding sequence ATGAATAGAAATAAACTATTAGAAAATAGCAATCTCTCTATAACTTCTGATGAATTAAAATCAAAACTTGATAGTAGAGTTCCACTACTGCTATTTGATATAAGAGACTCAAAGACCTTTGAAAAACGCCATATTCCCGGCTCTGCGTGTGCGGTCTGTAATGAGGAAACCAAAAGGACCATTATGCCTAGATTACCAAAAGACATGGAGATCGTTTTAGTCGGAGAACAAACACCAGATGATTCAGAAGAAAACTATACAAAACAAATGGCAGAAATGATGAGGCAAATAGGACTAAATTCAAGATATTTAGAAGGTGGTATTTCATCATGGAAGTGGGAGTTCAATGAATCTATAGATGGAGACATATCTCCAAATGACTTGAAGAAATTAATTGATTCAGAAAAAACCAAAGAAAATCTGTTTCTTCTTGACGTGAGGGAGCCTGATGAATTTAGTCAATGGAGTATAGATGGTAGTAAGAACATTCCTCTAGGCAAAATGTCCGATCCAGAATCCTTAGCTATGATCCCAAATGACAAAAAAATAGTAACAATTTGTCCCCATGGAAATAGGTCTACTATTGGAAAATATATTCTTGAAAGATACGGTTACAATGTAAGCTCATTAGAGGGAGGATTAAAGGCATGGAGTTTTTCATTTGAAATCGCGACAACTGAATATAACATAGATGATTTACCTACAAAGATAAGATTATTTCAAATTAGAAGAATTGGTAAAGGATGTATGTCGTATCTGATAGATTCAGGTGGTCAGTCTGTGATAATCGACCCCGTCTATCCTATTAATGAATATTTAGATAAAGCTTCTGAAATAGGAACAAAGATTATCAAAATAATCGATACTCACCAACATGCGGATCATGTCTCGGCTGCAAACTCACTAGCAAAGGTAACTGGCGCCCAATATCTCCAGAGCAGCTATGAAAGTTATTCTAAAGAAGCAATTAGCACTAACCGCGTAAAAGATGGTGATATCATATCTGTAGGCAAAATCAAACTAAAGGCAATCCACACTCCAGGTCATACCTTGGGAAGCATCTCATTTTTGATTGAAGGCGACATCAATAGCGTAGACGGCCAAGAAAAATTTACGAGATTACTATTTACTGGTGATACTTTATTTGTAAATGGTGTCGGAAGACCAGATTTGAGAGATAAGGCCAAAGAATTCTCAGAGAATTTGTATAATACTTTACATCAAAAGATTATGATCCTACCAAGTGACACGGTGATACTGCCCTCTCATTTTGACAAAGATGTCAAGGCAAACGAACTTTTATCTTCTACATTAGGTAGACTAAAGGAAAAGGGCATATTTTTGAATCAAAAATTGACCCGGGAACAATTCATACAGAACCTGTCTGCTAAAGTAATGGCAGCTCCGCCTAATTATTTGGAAATCATATCTATTAACAAGGGTGAAAAACCATATCCATCATCATTTGAAATCCTTGAATTGGAAATAGGTCCAAACAGATGTAGTGTTACCTCCTAG
- a CDS encoding MFS transporter produces MTSTSTSTSTSTSTSPSPSPSPSPSSILVSNPNRWKALTILSLAQFLIILDTSIIGVALPSIQEHFGITQTELQWIFNAYVITFGALLLLGGRLSDILGQRKVFTIGFLILTGASVLAGIAMSNDMLITARVLQGLGAALIAPSALSIVMNLFSANKSEMNKAMGIWGAAAPAGGTAGVFLGGIITAWFDWPWVFLINVPIGIAVLALIPKLIPKGVKKKGSIDYLGALTITASVGILIYSIVTANENGWTSIQTTILLSTSTALFVGFIAIEKRSKDPLIPLHIFKIPNLLSSNIVMALLGASWVSMWFFLNLYLQQILHYGPLESGLALLPMTGLIMMMMTWLMPRLIGKLGVKENLIVGLGLLTVGLILFSFIPANSEQGDNNHIFLVYVLPASIISALGMSFSYIPILVSAISNARNEDSGITSGLVNTTYQIGSAVGLAILVSLSTSHSDLLIDIGTNMLEALNQGFHLAFIGAAIISAIASLTAVSFIRTRPKE; encoded by the coding sequence TTGACATCTACATCTACTTCTACTTCTACTTCTACTTCTACTTCTCCTTCTCCTTCTCCTTCTCCTTCTCCTTCTTCAATACTAGTATCAAACCCAAACAGATGGAAAGCATTAACCATATTGTCATTAGCTCAATTCTTGATAATCTTAGATACATCAATCATAGGAGTAGCTTTACCATCTATTCAAGAACATTTTGGCATAACTCAAACAGAGTTGCAATGGATTTTTAATGCGTATGTAATTACTTTTGGCGCTCTATTACTACTTGGTGGTAGATTATCAGACATTTTAGGTCAACGTAAAGTCTTTACTATTGGATTTTTGATTCTTACTGGAGCTTCAGTCTTAGCAGGAATAGCAATGTCAAATGATATGCTCATAACTGCTAGAGTCTTACAGGGATTAGGCGCTGCTTTGATTGCACCTTCAGCTTTATCCATTGTGATGAATCTATTTTCAGCAAACAAGTCTGAGATGAATAAAGCTATGGGTATATGGGGAGCAGCTGCACCAGCTGGAGGAACTGCAGGAGTATTTTTAGGAGGCATCATTACAGCTTGGTTTGACTGGCCATGGGTATTTTTGATAAACGTTCCTATCGGAATAGCAGTACTCGCTTTGATCCCCAAACTAATTCCCAAGGGAGTAAAAAAGAAAGGAAGTATCGACTACTTGGGTGCACTAACCATCACCGCATCTGTGGGTATATTGATTTATTCGATTGTAACAGCCAATGAAAATGGATGGACATCAATACAAACAACTATACTTTTGTCTACATCAACAGCACTGTTTGTTGGTTTTATTGCGATTGAAAAAAGAAGTAAAGACCCATTAATTCCATTGCATATTTTCAAAATACCGAATCTTCTTTCTTCTAATATTGTAATGGCTCTATTGGGAGCTTCATGGGTTTCAATGTGGTTTTTCCTTAACCTATACCTGCAACAAATACTCCATTATGGACCTCTAGAGAGTGGGTTAGCATTGCTACCAATGACAGGACTAATAATGATGATGATGACTTGGTTAATGCCTAGATTAATAGGTAAACTAGGTGTTAAGGAAAACCTAATTGTCGGCCTTGGCCTCTTAACTGTAGGACTAATTCTTTTTAGTTTTATTCCTGCAAATTCTGAACAAGGTGATAATAACCATATCTTCTTAGTTTATGTCCTACCAGCATCTATCATATCCGCATTGGGAATGTCTTTTTCCTATATTCCAATATTGGTTTCGGCTATATCAAATGCAAGAAATGAAGACTCTGGTATAACCTCAGGTTTAGTTAATACAACTTACCAAATAGGATCGGCAGTAGGGTTAGCAATATTGGTTTCATTGTCGACCTCTCACTCCGACCTCCTAATTGATATTGGAACTAATATGTTAGAGGCATTGAATCAAGGATTTCACTTGGCTTTTATTGGTGCAGCAATTATCTCAGCCATTGCATCGTTAACAGCAGTATCATTCATAAGAACGAGGCCAAAGGAATAA
- a CDS encoding copper resistance CopC family protein: MSITFNERPVLDASTIRVTDSNGSRIDNNDLKLGDSEKELTVALNASKVVSGDYFVEWFVFCKDDGLITKGSHSFSYASDRS, from the coding sequence ATATCCATTACTTTTAATGAACGGCCTGTATTGGATGCTAGTACTATTCGAGTCACGGATTCTAATGGGAGTAGGATCGACAATAATGATCTCAAATTAGGAGATTCTGAAAAAGAACTTACAGTAGCTTTGAATGCATCCAAAGTAGTATCAGGTGATTATTTTGTAGAATGGTTCGTCTTTTGTAAGGATGATGGTTTGATTACTAAAGGCTCACATTCTTTTTCATATGCTTCTGACAGGAGCTAA
- a CDS encoding winged helix-turn-helix transcriptional regulator, whose translation MPVSLDEIDVSILKSILEDGRKSFRQISRETGISTPTVKARYERLVNIGFIKGVLPVFDFEKIESVENGEKNFIQLESLNENVKKRKNLYRSNQDNTLKEEIHEIQKKISSGLAINIVCDFCEGPVFGKPKILKFANIERFFCCVSCKSGYSQKYRGRIESIKRKYEGKSELDE comes from the coding sequence ATGCCAGTCAGTCTGGACGAAATCGACGTGTCTATTTTAAAGTCAATATTAGAAGATGGTAGAAAATCTTTTAGACAAATATCAAGAGAGACGGGTATAAGTACCCCAACAGTAAAAGCCAGATATGAAAGACTCGTAAATATTGGGTTTATAAAAGGTGTATTACCAGTTTTTGACTTTGAGAAAATTGAATCAGTCGAGAACGGGGAAAAGAATTTCATCCAGTTGGAAAGCCTCAATGAAAATGTAAAGAAAAGAAAAAATCTCTACAGGAGTAATCAGGATAACACTCTAAAAGAAGAAATACATGAAATTCAGAAAAAAATCTCAAGTGGGCTGGCAATAAATATTGTTTGTGATTTTTGCGAGGGTCCAGTTTTTGGTAAACCTAAAATCCTAAAGTTTGCAAATATTGAGCGATTCTTTTGTTGTGTTTCCTGTAAATCCGGTTATAGTCAAAAATACCGTGGTAGAATCGAATCAATAAAAAGAAAATATGAAGGAAAATCTGAGTTGGATGAATAA
- a CDS encoding response regulator, producing MSTSFTHSIVVVDDEVELATLFKTFLENQGYDVVSFTDPVLALEYFKATEDKHSLIITDLRMPSICGIDLAKEIRQINSKVKILLMTAFEIQDLKDNEDFKKTRIDRLLQKPIRFSDLKQMINESLNGLDIE from the coding sequence TTGTCAACGTCATTTACCCATTCAATAGTTGTAGTAGATGACGAAGTAGAACTTGCAACCCTTTTCAAAACTTTTTTAGAAAATCAAGGTTATGATGTGGTCTCTTTTACCGACCCAGTATTGGCTCTCGAATATTTTAAAGCAACAGAGGACAAACATTCATTGATAATAACAGACCTTAGAATGCCCAGCATATGCGGAATAGATCTTGCAAAGGAGATAAGACAGATTAATAGCAAGGTAAAAATTCTTCTGATGACAGCTTTTGAGATTCAAGATTTGAAAGATAACGAGGATTTTAAAAAGACAAGAATAGATAGACTACTTCAAAAACCCATTCGTTTCTCCGATTTAAAACAAATGATCAATGAATCATTAAATGGACTCGATATAGAATAA
- a CDS encoding MFS transporter, with protein MVNAFVGSMIGLEQTVVPLIGANEFDIQSNALIVSFIASFGLVKAFLNLFAGKISDKWGRKNVLILGWLFGIPVPIILILAPDWNWVIIANVFLGINQGLAWSMTVNMKIDLVGKEKRGFALGFNEFSGYFAVAIVGFITGYIASVYGLKPYPFYLGIIFAVLGLLISWLIVKDTRKFTLLEIETQDKSKPVDENNVEMNGNLKFVQVFLQTSWKNRSLLAISQAGLVNNLIFGVSWGLFTLYFSSYGLSANDIGFLKALHPGIWGVLQLATGFLSDKIGRKILIFPGMFIQSIGVWTILYSQEALGWVVGMSFLGLGTALVYPTLLAAISDIAHPNWRATSLGVYRFWRDMGFVIGAIGIGFIADLFNTFVAIQAVAWIGLASGIVVIFLMKETKT; from the coding sequence TTGGTTAACGCATTTGTCGGATCCATGATTGGATTAGAACAAACTGTAGTTCCTCTTATTGGAGCAAACGAATTTGATATTCAATCTAATGCATTGATAGTATCCTTTATTGCAAGTTTTGGGTTAGTCAAGGCATTCCTGAACCTTTTTGCAGGAAAAATCTCTGACAAATGGGGTAGAAAAAATGTATTAATCTTGGGTTGGTTATTTGGGATACCTGTTCCGATAATATTGATTTTAGCACCAGACTGGAACTGGGTCATAATTGCAAACGTATTTCTTGGTATCAATCAAGGTCTCGCTTGGTCCATGACAGTGAACATGAAGATCGACCTTGTAGGAAAAGAGAAAAGAGGTTTTGCACTTGGATTCAATGAGTTTTCAGGATATTTTGCTGTGGCCATTGTAGGTTTTATCACTGGTTATATTGCATCTGTGTATGGATTAAAGCCATACCCATTTTATCTTGGAATTATTTTTGCTGTTCTTGGACTATTGATATCGTGGCTAATAGTGAAAGATACAAGAAAGTTTACTCTTCTGGAGATAGAAACTCAGGATAAGTCAAAACCTGTAGATGAGAATAATGTTGAGATGAACGGAAACTTGAAGTTCGTTCAAGTCTTTTTGCAAACATCTTGGAAGAACCGTTCCTTGCTTGCTATAAGTCAAGCGGGGTTAGTAAATAATCTGATATTTGGTGTGTCTTGGGGGTTATTTACCCTTTATTTTTCTTCTTATGGTTTAAGTGCAAATGATATTGGATTCCTAAAAGCATTGCATCCAGGAATTTGGGGTGTTTTACAACTTGCAACCGGATTTCTGTCTGATAAGATCGGACGGAAAATTCTCATTTTTCCAGGAATGTTCATACAGAGTATAGGGGTATGGACCATACTATATTCACAAGAAGCCTTGGGCTGGGTTGTAGGAATGTCATTTTTGGGTTTGGGAACTGCTTTGGTGTATCCTACATTACTTGCTGCAATTAGCGATATAGCACATCCTAATTGGCGGGCTACATCTTTGGGGGTTTACAGATTTTGGAGAGACATGGGCTTTGTTATTGGGGCCATTGGAATTGGATTTATAGCGGACCTGTTTAACACATTTGTTGCAATTCAGGCAGTTGCATGGATAGGTTTGGCTTCTGGTATCGTTGTAATATTCTTGATGAAAGAAACCAAGACCTGA
- a CDS encoding pyridoxamine 5'-phosphate oxidase family protein: MQSNNLLIREIINRARVARLSTIDYEKKIPHIVPVVFAFDGHHYFIPLDEKRKKETVEKLKRVKNIQHYPNVALLIDEYNENWSKLVFVMIQGKAYLIGEKDVEENGECCKYDDYNNKIPLLKEGHKLLYQKYTQYQKVGIGHHCIIVKPQKIIFWKNK; the protein is encoded by the coding sequence ATGCAATCAAACAATCTTCTTATTCGAGAAATAATAAATAGAGCAAGAGTTGCCAGACTTTCAACAATTGATTATGAGAAAAAGATACCTCATATAGTACCTGTCGTTTTTGCATTTGATGGCCATCATTATTTTATACCTTTAGATGAAAAAAGAAAAAAAGAAACTGTTGAAAAACTAAAAAGAGTTAAAAACATTCAACATTACCCCAATGTTGCATTACTCATAGATGAATATAATGAGAATTGGAGCAAATTAGTTTTTGTAATGATTCAAGGTAAAGCATATCTAATTGGAGAAAAAGATGTAGAAGAAAACGGTGAATGCTGTAAATATGATGATTATAACAATAAAATTCCTTTATTAAAAGAGGGGCATAAATTACTATATCAAAAATATACTCAATACCAAAAAGTAGGAATTGGTCATCATTGTATAATAGTTAAACCACAAAAAATAATATTTTGGAAGAACAAATGA